The DNA segment TGGTCCGGGGGCGCATGGGCGGCGATCGGGGATGCGTACCGTGCGCCATCGCAAGCCGGAGAATTTCCTGTCGGCGGTGGCGCGCAACGGCCACGGCCTCGTCGAGGAAGAATTGCTCCTGCCGCGCGAGGCCGCCGACGAGGCGCTGGTGATGGGCCTCAGGCTTGCCGAAGGGATCGATCCCGGGGCGCTGGCCAGGCGGCTGGGGGTCGAGCGGATCGTCGACGACGCCGCGGTCGACCGGCTGGCGGGACATGGCCTGCTGCAGCGCGAGGGGACGCGGCTGCGCACGACCCCCGCGGGCCGGCTGCTGCTCGATTCTATCCTGGCGGAAATTGCCGCCTAGAAGCTTGGCGGCGCCGGAACCAATATACTCGATCCGGTGGCGCTGACCTGCCGGACTTCGAGCAGTCTTTCGGCGACCCCGTCACGCCCGAAGCGAAATGCGCCATCGACCCCGCCAAAGCCATCGCGGGCGATCAGCCGGGCCGCCGGGAACGGCCGGCCCACCGGCCAGTCGCGCGCGCTGCGCACGGCCAGCAGCGCCGCGTCATAGCCAAGGCTTGCAAGGCGATAAGGCGTGCGGCCGTAGCGGGCGCGATAGCGGGTCACAAGCTGGTCAAATCGGGCATTGGGGGCCGCCGCATACCAGGCGCCGCGCAGAGCCACGGTGCGGCCGATCGTGCGGTCCGTGGCCCATAGTTCGGTTCCCAGCCGGCGCGGGCCGACCTTGATCGCCGGCGCTGCCAGTGCCGCCATTTGTCCGCTGTCGCCGATCAGGACCGCGCCGAAATCGCCCCGCGCGTTGAGACGCTGGGCAGCGGCCGCAACACCAGCGGACGAGCGGTTGTAGTTTTCCATGGCCACCACCCGGCCGCCGGCCTTGCGCACCGCGTTGAGCAGCGCCTGCGCGGCGCGCCGGCCATAGACTCCGGTCGGGACCAGCGCCGCATAGCTGGTGATGCCGCGGCCACGGGCATAGGCGACGATCCGGCCAATCGACTGGTCGGGGGTCATGCCCATGATGAAGACGCCGTTGCCGGCGACGTTCTCATCGTTGGAAAAGCTGATGATGGGTACGCCCGCGCGCCGCGCCACCGGAGCCGCGGCGCGCACATCCTCGGCCAGCAAGGGACCCAGGATCAGCCGGTTGCCCTCGGCGATCGCACGCGACGCCGCGGCGGCCGCGCCGCCGGGAATGGTGCTGTCATAAACGTTGATCCGGATCGACTTTTCGCCGGTATCGGCAAGCGCCAGCCTGGCCGCGTTCGAAATCGATGTCCCGACCGGTCCATCCTCCCCGGTCAAGGGCACGATGACCGCCACCTGGTTTGCGGCCTGTTCGACGGGCAGGCGCGGCGGCTCGGCGGGCCCCGGAAGCGGGCCGCGCGGCCCGGTCTGGCACCCCCCCAGCACGACGATGGCACCGGCCATCCCGATCAGAAATGCGCGCCGCGCTTGCCGAAGGGTTGGTTTCAATGCCATGCCAATTCTT comes from the Sphingomonas xanthus genome and includes:
- a CDS encoding penicillin-binding protein activator, yielding MALKPTLRQARRAFLIGMAGAIVVLGGCQTGPRGPLPGPAEPPRLPVEQAANQVAVIVPLTGEDGPVGTSISNAARLALADTGEKSIRINVYDSTIPGGAAAAASRAIAEGNRLILGPLLAEDVRAAAPVARRAGVPIISFSNDENVAGNGVFIMGMTPDQSIGRIVAYARGRGITSYAALVPTGVYGRRAAQALLNAVRKAGGRVVAMENYNRSSAGVAAAAQRLNARGDFGAVLIGDSGQMAALAAPAIKVGPRRLGTELWATDRTIGRTVALRGAWYAAAPNARFDQLVTRYRARYGRTPYRLASLGYDAALLAVRSARDWPVGRPFPAARLIARDGFGGVDGAFRFGRDGVAERLLEVRQVSATGSSILVPAPPSF